From Methanocalculus natronophilus, one genomic window encodes:
- a CDS encoding GYD domain-containing protein translates to MALFIVLGKLTDQAIAKLKEARARDEKAKEQIEQAGGVLHGLYYTFGRYDFVAVIELPSPEILADVIINISQWGTVSTESLTALLPEQVYDMTK, encoded by the coding sequence ATGGCACTATTCATCGTCCTTGGGAAACTGACCGATCAGGCTATTGCAAAGTTGAAGGAAGCAAGGGCAAGGGATGAGAAGGCAAAAGAGCAGATCGAGCAGGCAGGAGGGGTGCTGCATGGCCTGTATTACACGTTTGGCCGGTATGACTTCGTCGCTGTCATCGAACTACCATCCCCGGAGATACTCGCAGATGTCATCATCAACATCAGCCAGTGGGGTACCGTCAGCACCGAATCCCTGACAGCGCTCCTTCCCGAACAGGTCTATGATATGACAAAGTAA